A portion of the Bactrocera neohumeralis isolate Rockhampton chromosome 2, APGP_CSIRO_Bneo_wtdbg2-racon-allhic-juicebox.fasta_v2, whole genome shotgun sequence genome contains these proteins:
- the LOC126767421 gene encoding syntaxin-18, which produces MDITQKFKAGVMTVKLQRKGELPAQGVDKQRSVPKSGAAAGAGRRDDFTKQAKDVCHKITTLRNVLVENRSAYMRVGQHLKSATHMSDEQRDLIDRESEKFVAYYTQHLAQMRTDWKRAKRKAQQQQHIEAVIDLLERYLHSVQQIYLEQKRYRVQYELETYKLLKLAADKKKIPVRPAGEHSGKRLIRQSTSNSNDADDVVDELRPHNDLGEDVSDLQGDWADDDDLSAKSYKNELNDAAVASNNGYISGDENLNTNGPQLRHRHRHATTEDNIGSGGELKSTQSTQKVAVDEDLQKSQQLEDEAEAAKTLSPEDVQMFEQENMQLYHELQGVAEEVEQIEKNVVDIAQLQDIFTEKVSLQQHNIERIANAVIGATENVKDANEQIKQAIQRNAGLRVWSLFFLLVMSFALLFLDWYYD; this is translated from the exons ATGGATATAACGCAAAAATTCAAAGCCGGTGTAATGACAGTGAAATTACAGCGCAAAGGTGAACTGCCAGCACAAGGTGTGGATAAACAACGGAGTGTACCCAAGAGTGGCGCTGCAGCTGGAGCTGGTCGTCGCGATGATTTCACAAAGCAGGCAAAGGATGTGTGTCATAAAATTACAACATTGCGTAATGTGCTGGTGGAGAATCGTTCAGCGTACATGCGTGTAGGTCAACACCTGAAGAGCGCTACCCATATGAGCGATGAACAGCGTGATCTAATTGACCGAGAATCAGAAAAATTTGTAGCATACTATACACAGCATTTAGCACAAATGCGCACCGATTGGAAACGTGCAAAAAGAAaagcacaacagcaacaacatattGAAGCAGTAATCGATTTGCTAGAACGCTATCTACACAGTGTACAACAAATCTACTTAGAACAAAAACGTTATCGTGTGCAATATGAATTGGAAACCTATAAACTATTAAAATTGGCAGCTGATAAGAAGAAGATACCAGTGCGACCAGCTGGTGAGCATAGTGGAAAACGTTTAATACGACAGTCCACAAGCAACAGTAACGACGCTGATGATGTAGTCGACGagttacgaccacacaatgatTTGGGTGAAGATGTGTCAGATTTACAAGGCGATTGGGCAGATGACGATGACTTAAGTGCTAAGAGTTATAAAAACGAACTAAATGATGCGGCTGTTGCTAGTAATAACGGATATATTAGTGGCGATGAAAATTTAAACACGAATGGTCCACAACTACGACATCGACATCGACATGCCACAACAGAAGATAATATTGGTAGCGGCGGTGAACTGAAGTCAACGCAATCTACACAAAAAGTGGCCGTAGACGAGGATTTACAAAAGTCACAGCAATTGGAAGATGAGGCTGAAGCGGCGAAAACGCTTTCACCTGAAGATGTGCAAATGTTCGAACAGGAGAATATGCAACTCTACCATGAATTGCAAGGTGTGGCTGAAGAGGTGGAACAAATTGAGAAAAATGTGGTGGACATTGCGCAattacaagatatatttactGAAAAG GTTTCACTACAGCAACACAATATTGAGCGTATCGCAAACGCCGTTATTGGTGCAACGGAAAATGTCAAAGATGCGAATGAGCAGATCAAACAAGCCATACAACGCAATGCCGGCCTACGTGTGTGGTCACTGTTCTTCTTATTAGTAATGTCATTTGCTTTACTCTTCCTTGACTGGTACTACGACTGA